From Micromonospora nigra, one genomic window encodes:
- a CDS encoding aminoglycoside phosphotransferase family protein, with protein sequence MNTGPQIPDSLSWVRNSPEGQAWLAELPQRLADCADQWSLRLGPPFGYAFASLAVPAELPDGTRAVLKVQYPDADSVHEATALARWAGDGAVRLLAHDAPRRALLVERCAPGTPLHAVPPDEALGVVVGLLPRLWVPAGPPFTPLAEEAAGWRERLPRKWERAGRPYERRLLDTALGVLAELPGDQGEQVLVNQDLHAGNVLRAGREPWLLIDPKPLTGEREFGVVPIVRGGELGHSPAAVRHRLDRVSAELGLDRERVRGWAIAQTLAWSIDADTVFWNNVEAARWLLDA encoded by the coding sequence ATGAACACCGGTCCGCAGATCCCGGACAGCCTCTCCTGGGTGCGGAACAGCCCCGAGGGGCAGGCGTGGCTGGCGGAGCTGCCGCAGCGGCTGGCCGACTGTGCGGATCAGTGGTCGCTGCGGCTGGGCCCACCATTCGGGTACGCCTTCGCGTCCCTCGCGGTGCCCGCCGAGCTGCCCGACGGCACCCGGGCGGTGCTGAAGGTGCAGTACCCGGACGCGGACAGCGTGCACGAGGCCACCGCGCTGGCTCGCTGGGCCGGCGACGGCGCGGTGCGGCTGCTCGCCCACGACGCACCACGCCGGGCCCTGCTCGTGGAGCGGTGCGCCCCCGGCACACCCCTGCATGCCGTACCACCCGACGAGGCCCTCGGGGTGGTGGTCGGCCTGCTCCCCCGGCTGTGGGTGCCGGCCGGCCCGCCGTTCACGCCGCTGGCCGAGGAGGCCGCCGGCTGGCGGGAGCGGCTGCCGCGCAAGTGGGAACGGGCCGGCCGCCCGTACGAGCGTCGGCTGCTCGACACCGCGCTCGGCGTCCTCGCCGAGCTGCCCGGTGACCAGGGTGAACAGGTGCTGGTCAACCAGGACCTGCACGCCGGCAACGTGCTGCGGGCCGGCCGCGAGCCGTGGCTGCTCATCGACCCGAAGCCCCTGACCGGCGAGCGGGAGTTCGGGGTGGTGCCGATCGTGCGCGGCGGCGAACTGGGTCACTCACCGGCGGCGGTGCGGCATCGGCTGGACCGGGTCAGCGCCGAGCTGGGGCTGGACCGTGAGCGGGTGCGCGGCTGGGCGATCGCGCAGACCCTCGCCTGGAGCATCGACGCCGACACGGTCTTCTGGAACAACGTGGAGGCGGCCCGCTGGCTGCTCGACGCCTGA
- a CDS encoding Fpg/Nei family DNA glycosylase, producing the protein MPEGHTIHRLAARHAELFAGDKVHAASPQGRFAEGAALISGTVLDGTEAYGKHLLHHYADERTLHVHLGLYGRFTDGDGEPPEPVGQVRLRLASDRHWLDLRGPTACELLTPAEVAALRARLGPDPLRADADPERAYALISRRSTPLAALLLDQSVVAGTGLIFVTEALFRAGLPPTLPGRALTRTGWDALWADLVGLMRLAVTSGRIDTVRPVHLPEAMGRAARVDRHGGEVYVYRRPGQPCHVCGTQVGRGELVGRNLYWCPTCQPT; encoded by the coding sequence GTGCCAGAGGGACACACGATCCATCGCCTGGCGGCCCGGCACGCCGAGCTGTTCGCCGGGGACAAGGTGCACGCCGCCAGCCCTCAGGGCCGCTTCGCCGAGGGAGCCGCCCTGATCAGCGGTACGGTGCTCGACGGCACCGAGGCGTACGGCAAGCATCTGCTGCACCACTACGCCGACGAGCGGACCCTGCACGTGCACCTGGGCCTGTACGGCAGGTTCACCGACGGCGACGGGGAGCCGCCGGAGCCCGTGGGGCAGGTGCGGCTGCGGCTGGCCAGCGACCGGCACTGGCTGGACCTGCGCGGGCCCACCGCCTGCGAGCTGCTCACCCCCGCCGAGGTGGCGGCGCTGCGTGCCCGGCTGGGCCCGGATCCGCTGCGCGCCGACGCCGACCCCGAGCGGGCGTACGCCCTGATCTCCCGCCGCTCCACCCCGCTGGCGGCGTTGCTGCTCGACCAGTCGGTGGTCGCCGGCACCGGGTTGATCTTCGTGACGGAGGCGCTGTTCCGGGCCGGGCTGCCCCCGACTCTGCCGGGCCGGGCCCTGACCCGCACCGGCTGGGACGCGCTCTGGGCGGACCTGGTCGGGTTGATGCGGCTCGCTGTGACCAGCGGCCGGATCGACACCGTCCGCCCGGTCCACCTGCCCGAGGCGATGGGCCGCGCGGCGCGCGTCGACCGGCACGGCGGTGAGGTGTACGTCTACCGCCGCCCCGGTCAGCCCTGCCACGTCTGCGGGACGCAGGTCGGCCGGGGCGAACTGGTCGGCCGCAACCTCTACTGGTGCCCCACCTGCCAGCCGACCTGA
- a CDS encoding DUF397 domain-containing protein yields MDVPGAVWRKSTRSGSSGSCVEVADNLPGVVGVRDSKDSAGPVLAFDPAAWSAFVHHTRRGLR; encoded by the coding sequence GTGGACGTACCTGGCGCAGTGTGGCGCAAGAGCACCCGCTCCGGATCGTCTGGCAGCTGCGTCGAGGTGGCCGACAACCTGCCCGGCGTCGTGGGCGTAAGAGACAGCAAGGACTCGGCGGGGCCGGTGCTCGCGTTCGACCCTGCCGCCTGGTCGGCCTTCGTGCACCACACGCGGCGCGGGCTGCGCTGA
- a CDS encoding helix-turn-helix domain-containing protein: MTRRNSPTVKRRRLALTLRKLREQSGLSSSEAARRVDHDVSWLSRIEIAEVRPHPNDVRALLALYGMTGDEAEAVIEVARQAKQRGWWQQYSDVLPTWFATYVGMESEASVLRIYECQMVHGLLQTEDYARAVFRGAPVPMRDDEIERQVALRMDRQTILGGEEQPALRVILDEGAVRRAVGGAEVLRAQIRRLLQESERNRVQIQLLPFGAGTGFDGSFTILDFPPLPAPYPDSVEDRLVYIDTLTGALYLERPAEVAAYATAFEQLCSVALSPTATRDNLRRIAQELAA, from the coding sequence GTGACCAGACGTAACAGCCCGACCGTGAAGCGTCGTCGGCTGGCCCTGACGCTGCGCAAACTCCGCGAACAGAGCGGCCTGTCCTCCTCGGAGGCGGCGAGGCGGGTAGATCACGACGTCAGTTGGCTGAGCAGGATCGAGATAGCCGAGGTGCGGCCTCACCCCAACGACGTCCGTGCCCTGCTCGCGCTCTACGGCATGACCGGCGACGAGGCGGAAGCTGTGATCGAGGTCGCGCGTCAGGCGAAACAACGTGGCTGGTGGCAGCAGTACAGCGATGTTCTTCCAACCTGGTTCGCGACCTACGTCGGCATGGAGTCGGAGGCGTCCGTGCTGCGCATCTACGAGTGCCAGATGGTGCACGGCCTGCTCCAGACCGAGGACTACGCGCGAGCGGTCTTCCGGGGCGCGCCCGTGCCCATGCGGGACGATGAGATCGAGCGACAGGTAGCTCTGCGGATGGATCGGCAGACCATCCTCGGCGGCGAGGAGCAGCCGGCGCTCCGGGTGATCCTCGACGAGGGGGCCGTGCGTCGAGCGGTAGGTGGCGCAGAGGTGCTGCGGGCACAGATCAGGCGGCTGCTCCAGGAGTCCGAGCGCAACCGGGTGCAGATCCAACTGCTGCCGTTCGGCGCGGGTACCGGCTTCGACGGCAGCTTCACGATCCTGGATTTCCCGCCGCTGCCCGCGCCGTACCCGGACTCCGTCGAGGATCGTCTGGTCTACATCGACACGCTGACCGGCGCGCTGTACCTGGAACGGCCGGCGGAGGTGGCGGCTTACGCGACCGCCTTCGAACAGCTCTGCTCTGTGGCGCTTTCGCCTACGGCAACACGGGACAACCTGCGTAGGATCGCTCAGGAATTGGCCGCGTAG
- a CDS encoding thrombospondin, producing the protein MKIPLLSRRTEPATNDDHHDDRSPTGNADRPTVTDRPDAQTTYRSGADDNTPAAEHRAAERAAVARAATNRPVDDDTRRDDLPATERDGRADQATTTTLTDHDRTVHHDRTADHDGDGVPDRPVVAGPKPRASLLATLGLIVGVVGVLFVLTGTLAGYGIAIGAVGAVLAVVGLLATRRRHVAGKTDALLGIAAGLGAVVLGVLAMTGQFDWPSTDGDWVARLREWLDSQFVDRL; encoded by the coding sequence GTGAAGATTCCTTTGCTGTCCCGGCGGACGGAGCCGGCGACGAACGACGACCACCACGACGACCGGAGCCCGACCGGGAACGCCGACCGGCCGACGGTGACCGACCGGCCCGACGCGCAGACGACGTACCGCAGCGGCGCGGACGACAACACGCCGGCCGCCGAGCACCGGGCCGCCGAGCGGGCCGCCGTGGCCCGGGCCGCCACCAACCGACCCGTCGACGACGACACCCGGCGCGACGACCTGCCCGCCACCGAGCGGGACGGCCGCGCGGACCAAGCCACCACGACCACCCTCACCGACCACGACCGGACGGTCCACCACGACCGGACGGCCGACCATGACGGTGACGGGGTACCTGACCGACCCGTGGTCGCCGGCCCCAAGCCCCGCGCCAGCCTGCTGGCCACCCTCGGCCTGATCGTCGGTGTCGTGGGTGTGCTCTTCGTGCTCACCGGCACCCTCGCCGGCTACGGCATCGCCATCGGCGCGGTCGGCGCGGTCCTCGCGGTGGTGGGCCTGCTCGCGACCCGCCGCCGGCACGTCGCCGGCAAGACCGACGCGCTGCTCGGCATCGCCGCCGGGCTCGGAGCCGTCGTGCTCGGCGTGCTCGCCATGACCGGCCAGTTCGACTG